Within the Pseudomonas fulva genome, the region CGCCGCCTGTCTCGCCTGATTCGGCAACGGGTTAAACTTCCGCGCCGCCGCGCCGGTCGATTTTGGACATACCTCAATCGACGGCGAGGCCAATGCATAGCAGTCACACCACCCAGGCGAACCGTGAGCACCCGGGCTCCAGGCCTGGTGCCCGCGGATCGGTAACCGGATGAGCCGCCCTGACGCGGCAACCCTGACCACCCCGGACGGCCGCTACCTGATCGTCAGGGGCCGGCTGTGGCGGTTATCCAACCCCGAGCTGACCGAGCCGCAGCGCCAGGCGCTGGTCAATCAGCTAATGGACGCTCGGCGTCTGGTCAAGGCCGCCAAGGCGGCGGACGATGCCGCTTCGCTCAAGCAGGCGCGGGCCCAGGTGCAGGCCGCCAAGGTGGCGCTGGGTGAGCGTGGCCCGGTGTGGTGGCGCGATGGGGCGCCGGACTACAACCGCCATCTGGTCGGCAACAGCCCCTACGCCGACTGGTTCGATACCCTGCCGGTTGAAGGCGCTGGGCCGCAGGGTTCCGGAGCGTGAGCGAGGCGGTGTATACCGGGGCAGGGGGGCTGGGCGCCGCGCCCATCTGTGCGTACGCTGTGCGCGCCGGGCCCGATAGCGGATTGTCGACCGACGGTCGGGGCGGCAACCGGGAGCGATGCAATGGCGCGGCAGCGAACAGGGGTGACCAGAGGTGCATGATTCCGGCCGGCGACAGTTCGACCTGCCTGCGGGCGCCGGCAATCCCCGCGGGCTACTGATCGCCGCGGTGATTTTCGTCTGTGGCGTGCTGTTGCTGTCCACCGCCCTGCACGTGCGCTGGGACAAGTCCCAGGCCATGGCCAAGAACACCGAGGCCATGCAGACCCTGGCCGCTGCGCTGAACAGCCAGGCCGAATCGACCATTCGGGTCGCCGATACCCTGCTTACCGCACTGATCTCCATGTACCGCTCCGGCGGACACGGCGAGGCCAACATCCGCGAGCTCAATCAGGTGGCCCGAGCCCAGATACGCGAGCTGGGCGAGCTGGACGGCCTGTACATGTCCGACGCCGGGGGGCAGTACTTTCTGGCCACCAATGCCGAAGCCCATACGCTGAACAATGCCGATCGCCTGTACTTCCAGCACCACCGCCAGGGCTCGGGCAGCGCGCTGTACATCGGCCAGCCGATAAGGGGCAAGACCACCGGGCAATGGGTCATCACCTTTTCCAAGGGCATCTACGACGAGGACGGCAGTTTCCAGGGCGTTGCCCTGGCCACCCTCGGCGTCGAGCGGTTCCGCACGCTCTATCGCTCGCTGCCGCTTGGCGAGCAGGGCATCGTGGTGCTGGCCAAGCGCGACGGCACCATCCTCGCCCGCTCGCAGAGCGATGCGCAGACCTACCTGACCAATATTTCCCAGAGCCCGATGCTCCAGGCCATCAACGGCGGCACGCCCAGAGGCGCGGTGACGCTGACCGCCATCGTCGACGGCGTGCGGCGGGTCTATGGTTTCGACGCCAGCCTCAAGTACCCGATGCTGGTGGCGGTGGCCACGCCCGAGGAACAGGCGCTGGCCGCCTGGCGGCAACGCGCCTGGACGATGTGGAGTTTCGCCCTGGCCGCCGTGCTGGGCGTCGGCATCATGGGCCTGCTGGTGCTGCGAGCGCTGGGCCGGCAGTCGGCCATGGCGGTCGAGCTGCAGGCCGCCCACCAGTCCCTGGCTACGGCCAACAGCACCCTGAAAACCCTCGCCGCCGAAGACGGCCTTACCGGTCTGGCCAACCGACGCCATCTCGACGGCTACCTGGCCAGCGTGTTCCAGCGTGCCCGCAGCGATGGCACGCCACTGGCCTTCGCCCTGGTCGACGTGGATTTCTTCAAGGGCTACAACGATGCCTATGGGCACCAGCGCGGCGACCAGGCGCTGATCGAAGTCAGCAAGGCGATGCGCGCGCGGGTGCGCCGTGAGGGCGATCTGGTGGCCCGCTACGGCGGCGAGGAGATGGCCATCGTGCTGCCGGACGTGTCCGCCGAGCAGGCGCTGGGCATGGCCGAACAGGTGCGTGAGGCGGTGCAGCACCTGGGCATCGAGCATCGCCAGTCCGCCTACGATCAGGTCACCGTGAGCATCGGCGTGGTCACCGGTGTGCCAGGCGTGGACTTCGCCGACCCCGAGGCCATGGTGGCCGCCGCCGACCGTGCGCTCTACGCCGCCAAGGGCGGCGGTCGCAACCGCGTGGTGCTGGCCTCCCGGTAACATTCGGTCGCCAGGCAACCGGCCGTGATGCCTTGAACAGCGCAGCGCCGGGGTGGGTCAGATTGAGCACTTGTCGGCTGCGTTGGGTTCGAGGCGTATGAGAATTGCCTGTCTGGGATGGGGGTCGTTGATCTGGAAACCCGGCGTTCTGCCGGTCGAAGCCCGCTGGCGCCGCGATGGTCCGGACCT harbors:
- a CDS encoding GGDEF domain-containing protein produces the protein MHDSGRRQFDLPAGAGNPRGLLIAAVIFVCGVLLLSTALHVRWDKSQAMAKNTEAMQTLAAALNSQAESTIRVADTLLTALISMYRSGGHGEANIRELNQVARAQIRELGELDGLYMSDAGGQYFLATNAEAHTLNNADRLYFQHHRQGSGSALYIGQPIRGKTTGQWVITFSKGIYDEDGSFQGVALATLGVERFRTLYRSLPLGEQGIVVLAKRDGTILARSQSDAQTYLTNISQSPMLQAINGGTPRGAVTLTAIVDGVRRVYGFDASLKYPMLVAVATPEEQALAAWRQRAWTMWSFALAAVLGVGIMGLLVLRALGRQSAMAVELQAAHQSLATANSTLKTLAAEDGLTGLANRRHLDGYLASVFQRARSDGTPLAFALVDVDFFKGYNDAYGHQRGDQALIEVSKAMRARVRREGDLVARYGGEEMAIVLPDVSAEQALGMAEQVREAVQHLGIEHRQSAYDQVTVSIGVVTGVPGVDFADPEAMVAAADRALYAAKGGGRNRVVLASR